The Helianthus annuus cultivar XRQ/B chromosome 16, HanXRQr2.0-SUNRISE, whole genome shotgun sequence genome includes a window with the following:
- the LOC110917125 gene encoding auxin-responsive protein IAA1 — translation MSSEASTITSEPPTTAIVSIGSLNTNDTELTLGLPGGNSRKSGAKRTFSVTTDLKLGGTDRSSSECSVLRRSPPSKEQVVGWPPVRSYRKNMAKSGCKYVKVAVDGAPYLRKVDLELYSGYQQLLSSFEDMFSCFAIKNVMEEMKLMDPVNGTEYVPTYEDKDGDWMLVGDVPWKMFVESCKRIRLTKNSEAGSLETC, via the exons ATGTCATCTGAAGCATCCACCATCACGTCGGAGCCACCTACCACCGCCATAGTCTCCATCGGTAGCCTTAATACCAATGATACAGAGCTCACCTTAGGATTGCCAGGCGGTAACTCTCGAAAATCAGGAGCGAAACGAACGTTTTCGGTTACAACTGATCTAAAGTTAGGCGGGACTGATCGATCCAGCTCGGAATGCTCCGTCTTAAGGAGATCTCCTCCTTCAAA GGAGCAAGTGGTAGGATGGCCACCGGTTAGATCTTACCGGAAAAACATGGCGAAGAGCGGTTGCAAGTATGTGAAGGTGGCGGTTGACGGAGCACCGTATTTAAGAAAAGTTGATCTTGAATTGTACTCAGGATATCAGCAACTTCTGTCTAGTTTTGAAGATATGTTCTCCTGTTTTGCAATCA AAAATGTGATGGAGGAGATGAAGTTGATGGACCCTGTGAATGGTACTGAATATGTTCCAACTTATGAAGATAAAGATGGAGACTGGATGTTAGTTGGTGATGTTCCATGGAA GATGTTTGTTGAATCGTGCAAACGAATAAGATTGACGAAGAACTCGGAAGCTGGATCATTGG